The proteins below come from a single Sphingomonas carotinifaciens genomic window:
- a CDS encoding NAD(P)/FAD-dependent oxidoreductase: MDGERNYDIVIVGGGHGGAQAAIALRQAKFEGSIAVVGDEPDLPYERPPLSKEYLSGERAFERMLLRQPQFWDERAVTMMPGQRVVGVDAGGHRVTTAGGDSIGYGRLIWAAGGAARTLTCPGADLAGVYGIRTRGDVDRIREALDGVTRVCVVGGGYIGLEAAAALVKFGKQVTVLEALPRVLARVAGEPLSRFYEAEHRAHGVDLRLNAGVAEIVGENGRVRGVRLASGEAIACEMVIVGIGIAPAVAPLLAAGAAGGNGVDVDATCHTTLPDIYAIGDCAAHANAFAAGAQIRLESVQNATDQANVAAQAIMGMPVAYHAVPWFWSNQYDLRLQTVGLSTGYDLAVVRGDTASRSFSVVYLRGGRVIALDCVNATRDYVQGRKLVAAGAAVPAARLADASSPLKDIVVAA, from the coding sequence ATGGACGGCGAGCGCAACTACGACATCGTGATCGTCGGCGGCGGGCATGGCGGCGCACAGGCCGCGATCGCGCTGCGCCAGGCCAAGTTCGAGGGCAGCATTGCGGTCGTCGGCGACGAGCCCGACCTGCCCTATGAGCGACCGCCGCTGTCCAAGGAATATCTGTCCGGCGAGCGCGCGTTCGAGCGCATGTTGCTGCGCCAGCCGCAATTCTGGGACGAACGCGCGGTGACGATGATGCCGGGGCAGCGGGTCGTCGGCGTCGATGCGGGCGGCCACCGCGTCACCACCGCGGGTGGCGACAGCATCGGTTATGGCCGGCTGATCTGGGCGGCGGGCGGCGCGGCGCGGACGCTGACCTGTCCGGGAGCCGATCTGGCCGGGGTATATGGCATCCGCACGCGCGGGGATGTCGACCGGATCCGGGAGGCGCTGGATGGGGTGACACGCGTCTGCGTCGTGGGCGGCGGCTATATCGGGCTGGAAGCGGCGGCGGCCCTAGTCAAGTTCGGCAAGCAGGTGACGGTGCTGGAGGCGCTGCCCCGCGTGCTGGCGCGGGTGGCCGGCGAGCCGTTGTCGCGCTTCTACGAGGCGGAACACCGCGCGCACGGCGTCGACCTGCGGCTGAACGCGGGCGTGGCGGAGATCGTCGGCGAGAACGGCCGGGTGCGCGGCGTGCGGCTGGCGTCGGGCGAGGCGATCGCGTGCGAGATGGTGATCGTCGGCATCGGCATCGCGCCGGCGGTCGCGCCGCTGCTGGCGGCGGGTGCCGCGGGCGGCAACGGCGTGGATGTGGATGCGACCTGCCACACCACGCTGCCCGATATCTATGCTATCGGAGACTGTGCGGCACATGCCAACGCCTTTGCGGCGGGCGCGCAGATCCGGCTGGAGTCGGTGCAGAATGCCACCGACCAGGCCAATGTCGCGGCGCAGGCGATCATGGGTATGCCGGTCGCGTATCACGCGGTGCCGTGGTTCTGGTCCAACCAATATGATCTGCGGTTGCAGACGGTGGGATTGTCGACCGGATATGATCTGGCGGTGGTGCGCGGCGACACGGCGTCACGCAGCTTCTCGGTCGTCTACTTGCGCGGCGGGCGGGTGATCGCGCTCGACTGCGTCAATGCGACACGGGATTATGTGCAGGGCCGCAAGCTGGTGGCGGCGGGAGCGGCGGTGCCGGCGGCACGACTGGCCGACGCATCATCGCCGCTGAAGGATATCGTCGTCGCCGCGTGA
- the folK gene encoding 2-amino-4-hydroxy-6-hydroxymethyldihydropteridine diphosphokinase — protein MVTTTYAIALGSNRPGRHGTPADEVRAAVAALGDGVRGVSAIITTAPLGPSIRAFANAVVLVESAMAPPAMLRHLKAIERAFGRRRGRRWGARVIDLDIVLWSGGRWRSAGLVVPHAGYATRDFVLRPLEQVAGAWRAPGTGRRVRHLAHMVDRRRPRP, from the coding sequence ATGGTGACCACAACCTATGCCATCGCGCTCGGCTCCAATCGACCCGGCCGTCACGGAACGCCGGCCGACGAGGTCCGTGCGGCGGTGGCGGCGCTGGGGGATGGTGTGCGCGGCGTGTCGGCGATCATCACCACCGCGCCGCTGGGGCCGTCGATACGCGCTTTTGCCAATGCGGTGGTGCTGGTGGAAAGTGCGATGGCGCCGCCGGCGATGCTGCGGCACCTGAAGGCGATCGAGCGGGCGTTCGGGCGGCGGCGGGGGCGGCGCTGGGGCGCGCGGGTGATCGATCTGGACATCGTGCTGTGGTCGGGGGGGCGCTGGCGGTCGGCGGGGCTGGTGGTGCCGCATGCCGGCTATGCGACGCGGGACTTCGTGCTCAGGCCGCTGGAGCAGGTGGCGGGGGCGTGGCGCGCGCCGGGTACGGGGCGACGCGTCCGCCATCTGGCACATATGGTTGACCGCAGGCGTCCACGCCCCTAA
- a CDS encoding uracil-DNA glycosylase encodes MSDPYPTPPAAALPQTEPPHDCPRCPRLVSVRADLRTEHPDWWNAPVPAFGDPGAWLGVVGLAPGKHGANRTGRPFTGDGAGPLLYDTMARHGLTTGTFAGHVDDGFGLTGAIILNAVKCLPPENKPTPDEVRTCRTFLEDQVAALSKLRVVIALGQIAHQSAVKALGGRLPKARFGHLAEHRMPSGMVLIDSYHCSRYNQNTGRLTPEMFDAVFARAVDIGRNQIS; translated from the coding sequence ATGTCCGATCCCTATCCCACCCCGCCCGCCGCCGCACTCCCGCAGACCGAGCCGCCGCACGATTGCCCGCGCTGCCCCCGCCTCGTGAGCGTGCGCGCAGACCTTCGCACCGAACATCCCGACTGGTGGAACGCCCCGGTCCCCGCCTTCGGCGATCCGGGCGCGTGGCTGGGCGTGGTCGGTCTCGCGCCGGGCAAGCACGGTGCCAATCGCACCGGCCGCCCCTTTACCGGCGATGGCGCCGGGCCGCTGCTCTACGACACCATGGCCCGGCACGGGCTGACGACCGGCACCTTTGCCGGCCATGTCGATGACGGTTTCGGCCTGACCGGCGCGATCATCCTCAACGCGGTCAAATGCCTGCCGCCCGAGAACAAGCCCACCCCCGACGAGGTCCGTACCTGCCGCACTTTTCTGGAAGACCAGGTCGCGGCGCTATCCAAGCTGCGCGTGGTGATCGCGCTCGGCCAGATCGCGCACCAGTCCGCGGTCAAGGCACTCGGCGGCCGCCTGCCCAAGGCCCGCTTCGGGCATCTGGCGGAACACCGCATGCCCAGCGGCATGGTGCTGATCGACAGCTATCACTGCTCCCGGTACAATCAGAATACCGGCCGCCTGACCCCCGAAATGTTCGACGCGGTGTTCGCCCGCGCCGTGGACATCGGCCGAAATCAGATATCCTGA
- the aguB gene encoding N-carbamoylputrescine amidase yields the protein MTEISVAALQLAFSDDIDANIANVSRLVREAAGRGAQVILPPELFEGEYFCRVEDEGLFANAKPVGEHKAVLAMQALAAELKVHIPTSFFEADGPHHYNSLAMIGPDGRVAGIYRKSHIPDGPGYEEKFYFRPGNTGFKVWDGPGATLGVGVCWDQWYPETARAMMLMGAQLLFYPTAIGSEPHDTSLDTARLWRRAMVGHAVSNVVPIIAANRVGTEHGQTFYGTSFICDERGDILAELDREEEGVITATLDLDRVKRHRAAFGFFRDRRPELYGRLVQDI from the coding sequence ATGACCGAGATCTCCGTCGCTGCGCTGCAGCTCGCCTTCTCCGATGATATCGATGCCAACATCGCCAATGTGTCGCGCCTGGTGCGCGAGGCGGCGGGGCGGGGGGCGCAGGTGATCCTGCCGCCCGAACTGTTCGAGGGCGAATATTTCTGCCGCGTCGAGGACGAGGGGCTGTTCGCCAACGCCAAGCCCGTTGGCGAGCACAAGGCGGTGCTGGCGATGCAGGCGCTGGCGGCCGAACTGAAGGTGCATATCCCGACCAGCTTCTTCGAGGCGGACGGGCCGCATCATTACAACTCGCTGGCGATGATCGGGCCGGACGGCCGTGTCGCGGGTATCTATCGCAAGAGCCATATCCCGGACGGGCCGGGATATGAGGAGAAATTCTATTTCCGCCCCGGCAACACCGGCTTCAAGGTGTGGGACGGGCCGGGCGCGACGCTGGGCGTGGGCGTGTGCTGGGACCAGTGGTATCCCGAAACCGCGCGTGCGATGATGCTGATGGGCGCGCAACTGCTGTTCTACCCCACCGCGATCGGCAGCGAGCCGCATGACACCTCGCTGGATACCGCGCGGCTGTGGCGGCGCGCGATGGTGGGACATGCGGTGTCCAACGTCGTGCCGATCATCGCGGCCAACCGGGTGGGCACGGAACACGGCCAGACTTTTTACGGCACCAGCTTCATCTGCGACGAGCGCGGCGACATTCTGGCCGAACTGGACCGCGAGGAAGAGGGCGTCATCACCGCGACGCTGGATCTGGACCGGGTGAAGCGGCACCGCGCCGCCTTTGGCTTCTTCCGCGACCGGCGGCCCGAACTCTATGGACGGCTGGTTCAGGATATCTGA
- a CDS encoding agmatine deiminase family protein translates to MTTTTPPPAEWAPHAAVWIGFPSHAELWQEDLEQARKEVVAFAAAVHADGRGETVILVAADGEAAEAARALAPFAEVVVQPFGDIWLRDTGPILLGDGSARLFGFNGWGGKYDLPGDDTVGERLAEDRGLGATRCDWILEGGAIDGDGTGTVVTTRQCLLNPNRNPELTQEGIERRLADDLGLTRVVWLGDGLLNDHTDGHVDNLARFVGANRVAIPEASENDPNWQVYNAARRDAAAAGLEVVAVPSAGRVLRDGEVIPASYMNFYIGNAAVVVPVYGTENDAAGVVAIQALFPDREVVGLRADAILTGGGSFHCISQQVPR, encoded by the coding sequence GTGACCACCACGACACCGCCACCCGCCGAATGGGCACCGCATGCCGCCGTCTGGATCGGCTTTCCCAGCCATGCCGAGCTTTGGCAGGAGGATCTGGAACAGGCGCGAAAGGAAGTCGTCGCCTTTGCCGCCGCCGTTCATGCCGACGGGCGCGGCGAGACGGTGATCCTGGTCGCCGCGGACGGCGAAGCGGCGGAGGCGGCGCGCGCGCTGGCGCCGTTCGCCGAGGTGGTGGTGCAGCCGTTCGGCGACATCTGGCTGCGCGATACCGGGCCGATCCTGTTGGGCGACGGATCGGCGCGGCTGTTCGGCTTCAACGGCTGGGGCGGCAAGTACGACCTGCCCGGCGACGACACGGTCGGCGAGCGGCTGGCCGAGGATCGCGGGCTTGGCGCCACGCGCTGCGACTGGATTTTGGAGGGCGGTGCGATCGACGGCGACGGCACCGGCACGGTGGTGACCACGCGCCAGTGCCTGCTGAACCCCAATCGCAACCCCGAACTGACGCAGGAGGGCATCGAGCGGCGGCTGGCGGACGATCTGGGCCTGACCCGCGTGGTGTGGCTGGGCGACGGGCTGCTCAACGATCATACCGACGGGCATGTCGACAATCTGGCGCGCTTCGTGGGTGCGAATCGCGTGGCGATCCCGGAAGCGTCGGAGAACGACCCCAACTGGCAGGTGTATAACGCTGCACGTCGCGACGCGGCGGCGGCCGGGCTGGAGGTGGTCGCCGTGCCCTCGGCGGGCCGTGTCCTGCGCGACGGGGAGGTGATCCCGGCGAGCTACATGAACTTCTATATCGGCAATGCCGCGGTGGTGGTGCCGGTCTACGGCACCGAGAACGACGCAGCGGGCGTGGTGGCGATCCAGGCTCTTTTCCCGGACCGCGAGGTCGTGGGGTTGCGGGCAGATGCTATTCTGACCGGGGGTGGCAGCTTCCACTGCATCTCGCAGCAGGTGCCTCGCTAA
- a CDS encoding M28 family peptidase: protein MRQAILATLLLSAAGVATAQTKPAISVETLKTVTQTLASDAYEGRAPTTPGEDKTVAYIVERFKAAGLKPGNKGSWFQDVPMVEITATDVQPMTFTGGATPLSLAYRTDMVAGTYRVTPGIAVKDSEVVFVGYGITAPEKGWDDYAGVDVRGKTVVILVNDADWQVQGREGPFEGRAMTWYGRWPYKFENAAKHGAAAAIIVHQTEPAAYPWAVVQSSWTGPQLELDEAGDHMDQSQVIGWIQQASAQALFRSAGKDLDALTRAAQAKGFRAVPLGVKMSTGFANTIRRQASKNVIGVLPGTTAPGETVLYSGHWDHLGRCDAVDGDDICNGAADNATGIAGLVALAEAQGKAGPAKRSIAFLAVTAEESGLLGSRYYAEHPVFPLGRTVGGVNMDVLNVVGPVKDFVLTGAGKSEIEDLAKPLVAAQGRTISPEANPERGSYYRSDHFSFAKLGVPMLSGGSGQDQVEGGVAAGHAAREDYVANRYHKPSDEYDPNWNWGGAIQDLNVYYALGRKLADDTGLWPNWYPTAEFRAIRDQSRAKTK, encoded by the coding sequence ATGCGCCAAGCCATTCTTGCCACGTTGCTTTTGTCCGCCGCCGGGGTGGCGACCGCGCAGACCAAACCGGCGATTTCGGTGGAAACGCTGAAGACGGTGACGCAGACGCTGGCCTCCGACGCCTATGAGGGCCGCGCCCCGACGACGCCGGGCGAGGACAAGACGGTTGCCTATATCGTCGAGCGCTTCAAGGCGGCGGGGCTGAAGCCGGGCAACAAGGGAAGCTGGTTCCAGGACGTGCCGATGGTGGAGATCACCGCCACCGACGTGCAGCCGATGACCTTTACCGGCGGCGCCACGCCGCTGTCGCTGGCGTATCGCACCGACATGGTGGCCGGCACGTACCGCGTGACGCCGGGAATCGCGGTCAAGGACAGCGAGGTCGTCTTCGTCGGATACGGCATCACCGCGCCGGAAAAGGGCTGGGACGATTATGCCGGCGTCGATGTGCGCGGCAAGACGGTGGTGATCCTGGTCAACGATGCCGACTGGCAGGTGCAAGGGCGCGAGGGGCCGTTCGAGGGTCGCGCGATGACCTGGTACGGGCGCTGGCCGTACAAGTTCGAGAATGCCGCCAAACATGGTGCCGCGGCGGCGATCATCGTTCATCAGACCGAGCCGGCGGCCTACCCCTGGGCGGTGGTGCAATCGTCCTGGACGGGGCCGCAACTGGAACTGGACGAAGCGGGCGACCACATGGACCAGAGCCAGGTGATCGGCTGGATCCAGCAGGCCTCCGCTCAGGCGCTGTTCCGCTCGGCGGGCAAGGATCTGGATGCGCTGACCCGGGCGGCGCAGGCCAAGGGGTTCAGGGCGGTGCCGCTGGGCGTCAAGATGTCGACCGGCTTTGCCAACACGATCCGGCGGCAGGCGTCGAAGAACGTCATCGGCGTGCTGCCGGGGACGACCGCACCGGGCGAGACGGTGCTGTATTCGGGGCATTGGGACCATCTGGGCCGCTGCGACGCGGTGGATGGCGACGATATCTGCAATGGCGCGGCCGACAATGCGACGGGGATCGCCGGGCTGGTCGCGCTGGCCGAGGCGCAAGGGAAGGCGGGGCCGGCGAAGCGGTCGATCGCGTTCCTGGCGGTGACGGCGGAGGAAAGCGGGCTGCTCGGCTCGCGCTATTATGCCGAGCATCCGGTCTTTCCGCTGGGCCGGACCGTGGGCGGGGTGAACATGGACGTGCTGAACGTCGTGGGGCCGGTGAAGGACTTCGTGCTGACGGGTGCGGGCAAGTCCGAGATCGAGGACCTTGCCAAGCCCCTCGTCGCCGCGCAGGGCCGCACGATCAGCCCGGAGGCCAATCCGGAGCGGGGCAGCTATTACCGGTCGGACCATTTCTCCTTCGCCAAGCTGGGCGTGCCGATGCTGTCGGGCGGATCGGGGCAGGATCAGGTGGAGGGCGGGGTCGCCGCCGGCCATGCCGCGCGCGAGGATTATGTCGCCAACCGCTACCACAAGCCGTCGGACGAATATGATCCCAACTGGAACTGGGGTGGTGCGATCCAGGACCTGAACGTCTATTACGCGCTCGGCCGCAAGCTGGCGGACGATACGGGCCTGTGGCCCAACTGGTATCCGACCGCCGAATTCCGCGCCATCCGTGACCAGAGCAGGGCAAAGACCAAGTGA
- the rpsD gene encoding 30S ribosomal protein S4 — translation MSKRHSAKYKLDRRMGENIWGRPKSPVNKREYGPGQHGQRRKGKMSDFGIQLRAKQKLKGYYGDVTEKQFKASYIEAARMKGDTGQNLIGLLEQRLDMIVYRAKFAPTIWAARQLVSHGHIRVNGVKCNVASRRCFVGDEITLGSKAQEMALVMEAQQLAEREVPDYVAADGTAKVTLVRVPTLDEVPYPVKMEPNLVVEFYSR, via the coding sequence ATGTCGAAGCGTCATAGCGCAAAGTACAAGCTCGACCGCCGGATGGGCGAGAACATCTGGGGTCGCCCGAAGAGCCCGGTCAACAAGCGCGAATACGGCCCCGGCCAGCACGGCCAGCGCCGCAAGGGCAAGATGTCGGACTTCGGCATCCAGCTGCGCGCCAAGCAGAAGCTGAAGGGCTATTACGGCGACGTCACCGAGAAGCAGTTCAAGGCGTCGTACATCGAGGCCGCCCGTATGAAAGGCGACACCGGCCAGAACCTGATCGGCCTGCTGGAGCAGCGCCTGGACATGATCGTGTACCGCGCCAAGTTCGCGCCGACGATCTGGGCCGCGCGCCAGCTGGTCAGCCATGGTCACATCCGCGTCAACGGCGTGAAGTGCAACGTCGCGTCGCGCCGCTGCTTCGTCGGCGACGAGATCACGCTGGGTTCCAAGGCGCAGGAAATGGCGCTGGTGATGGAAGCGCAGCAGCTCGCCGAGCGGGAAGTGCCCGATTACGTCGCCGCCGACGGCACCGCCAAGGTGACCTTGGTTCGCGTGCCGACGCTGGACGAGGTGCCCTATCCGGTGAAGATGGAGCCGAACCTGGTCGTCGAGTTCTACTCGCGCTAA
- a CDS encoding chorismate mutase, producing MTTILSGPDCTTMAEVRAGVDQLDRDLVALLARRFAYMDAAARIKPERGHVRDEARKAQVIDQARAEAVRLGVPEQVVAELWETLVEASIAYELAAFDRR from the coding sequence ATGACCACGATCCTTTCCGGCCCCGACTGCACCACCATGGCGGAGGTCCGCGCCGGCGTGGACCAGCTCGACCGCGATCTGGTCGCGCTGCTTGCCCGCCGCTTCGCCTATATGGACGCCGCCGCCCGCATCAAGCCCGAGCGCGGCCATGTCCGAGACGAGGCGCGCAAGGCCCAGGTAATCGACCAGGCCCGTGCCGAGGCGGTACGGCTCGGCGTTCCCGAACAGGTCGTGGCGGAGTTGTGGGAAACGCTGGTCGAAGCCTCGATCGCCTACGAACTCGCCGCCTTCGACCGCCGCTGA
- a CDS encoding RNA methyltransferase, whose product MQDRTTPPPVVVLVRPQLGENIGKAARAMLNFGLLEMRLVAPRDGWPNPAAGPAASGADVVLEQARVYESVADAVADCSQVYATTVRKRGVTKPVVTPEVAAGEIHAGPGRSAILFGPERSGLETDDVAVARTIITVPINPEFGSLNLAQAVILVAYEWSKGVALAQPPETELPPVAPQGELDGMIGQLEEMLEGVGYFFPPDRVPATKRTLRTLLTKPGWSSQEVRTLRGVLSTLARPRGR is encoded by the coding sequence GTGCAGGATAGGACCACCCCGCCCCCCGTCGTCGTGCTGGTGCGGCCGCAGCTGGGCGAGAATATCGGCAAGGCGGCGCGGGCGATGTTGAATTTCGGGCTCCTGGAGATGCGGCTGGTGGCGCCGCGGGACGGGTGGCCCAACCCGGCGGCCGGGCCGGCGGCGTCGGGGGCGGACGTGGTGCTGGAGCAGGCGCGGGTCTATGAGAGCGTGGCGGACGCAGTGGCGGATTGCTCGCAGGTCTATGCCACCACGGTGCGCAAGCGCGGCGTGACCAAGCCCGTCGTGACGCCGGAGGTCGCGGCCGGGGAAATCCATGCCGGGCCGGGACGCTCGGCGATCCTGTTCGGGCCGGAGCGATCGGGGCTGGAAACCGACGATGTGGCGGTGGCGCGGACGATCATCACCGTGCCGATCAACCCCGAATTCGGCAGCCTCAATCTCGCGCAGGCGGTGATCCTGGTGGCGTATGAGTGGTCGAAGGGCGTGGCGCTGGCGCAGCCGCCGGAGACCGAGTTGCCGCCGGTCGCACCGCAGGGCGAGCTGGACGGGATGATCGGACAGCTGGAGGAGATGCTGGAAGGCGTGGGGTATTTCTTCCCGCCCGACCGGGTGCCCGCGACCAAGCGGACGCTGCGCACACTGCTGACCAAGCCGGGCTGGTCGAGCCAGGAGGTGCGGACGCTGCGCGGGGTGTTGTCGACGCTGGCGCGGCCGCGGGGGCGGTAG
- the nrdR gene encoding transcriptional regulator NrdR, whose translation MRCPFCGHEDSQVKDSRPTEDGAAIRRRRQCEGCAARFTTFERIQLRELAVLKSEHRREPFDREKLLRSISIAARKRPIEPVRLEKLVSGIQRQLETSGDGEVSSKRIGEMVMEGLKGLDSVAYIRFASVYREFGEAKDFEAFAGTVEEVARGE comes from the coding sequence ATGCGCTGCCCCTTTTGCGGCCATGAAGACAGCCAGGTGAAGGACAGCCGCCCCACCGAAGACGGGGCGGCGATCCGGCGCCGGCGGCAGTGCGAGGGGTGCGCAGCGCGGTTCACCACGTTCGAGCGCATTCAATTACGCGAACTGGCGGTGTTGAAGAGCGAGCATCGGCGCGAACCGTTCGATCGCGAAAAGCTGCTCCGATCGATCTCGATCGCGGCGCGCAAGCGGCCGATCGAGCCGGTGCGGCTGGAAAAGCTGGTATCCGGCATCCAGCGGCAACTGGAGACGAGCGGCGACGGCGAGGTGTCGTCCAAGCGGATCGGCGAGATGGTGATGGAAGGGCTGAAGGGCCTCGATTCGGTCGCCTATATCCGGTTTGCGAGCGTGTACCGCGAGTTTGGCGAGGCGAAGGATTTCGAGGCGTTCGCGGGGACTGTGGAAGAGGTGGCGCGGGGGGAGTGA
- the glyA gene encoding serine hydroxymethyltransferase, giving the protein MSTQPQDIAAVQPDGFFTRSLAEADAAVFAGVRHELEREQTQIELIASENIVSKAVMEAQGSVFTNKYAEGYPGKRYYQGCAPSDEVEQLAIDRARQLFGCDFVNVQPHSGAQANGAVMLALAKPGDTIMGLSLDAGGHLTHGARAAMSGKWFNAVQYGVDPETHLIDYEQVARLARETSPKIIIAGGSAYPRVIDFAKFRAIADEVGAYFMVDMAHFAGIVAGGLHPTPFGHAHVVTTTTHKTLRGPRGGMIMTNDEATAKKINSAVFPGLQGGPLMHVIAAKAVAFGEALRPDFKTYIAAVVENAKVLAATLQERGANLVAGGTDTHLALVDLTPLGITGRDADEALERAGITCNKNGIPNDPLPPVKTSGIRVGSPAGTTRGFGPAEFREIGHMVADVLDGLKARGEHGDPEVEADVRTRVRALCARFPIYQG; this is encoded by the coding sequence ATGAGCACGCAGCCCCAGGATATCGCCGCCGTCCAGCCTGATGGCTTCTTCACCCGCAGCCTGGCCGAGGCGGATGCCGCGGTGTTCGCCGGCGTGCGCCACGAGCTGGAGCGCGAGCAGACGCAGATCGAGCTGATCGCGTCCGAAAACATCGTCTCCAAGGCGGTGATGGAGGCGCAAGGCTCGGTCTTCACCAACAAATATGCCGAGGGTTACCCGGGCAAGCGCTATTACCAGGGCTGCGCGCCGTCCGACGAGGTCGAGCAACTGGCGATCGACCGCGCCAGGCAGCTGTTCGGCTGCGACTTCGTCAACGTACAGCCGCATTCGGGCGCGCAGGCGAACGGCGCCGTCATGCTGGCGCTGGCCAAGCCCGGCGACACGATCATGGGCCTGAGCCTGGATGCCGGCGGCCACCTGACCCACGGCGCGCGCGCCGCGATGTCGGGCAAGTGGTTCAACGCGGTGCAGTACGGCGTCGACCCCGAGACGCACCTGATCGATTACGAGCAGGTCGCCCGCCTGGCGCGCGAGACGAGCCCCAAGATCATCATCGCAGGCGGCTCCGCCTATCCGCGGGTGATCGACTTTGCGAAGTTCCGCGCGATCGCGGACGAGGTCGGTGCGTATTTCATGGTCGACATGGCGCACTTTGCCGGGATCGTCGCGGGCGGGCTGCACCCGACCCCCTTCGGCCATGCGCATGTGGTGACGACGACCACGCACAAGACGCTGCGGGGACCGCGTGGCGGCATGATCATGACCAATGACGAGGCGACCGCCAAGAAGATCAACTCGGCGGTGTTCCCCGGGCTGCAGGGCGGACCGCTGATGCACGTGATCGCGGCCAAGGCGGTGGCCTTTGGCGAGGCGCTGCGCCCCGATTTCAAGACCTACATCGCCGCGGTGGTGGAGAACGCCAAGGTGCTGGCCGCGACGCTGCAGGAGCGTGGCGCGAACCTGGTGGCGGGGGGCACCGATACGCATCTGGCGCTGGTCGACCTGACGCCGCTGGGCATCACCGGCCGCGACGCGGACGAGGCGCTGGAGCGTGCGGGCATCACCTGCAACAAGAACGGCATTCCCAACGACCCGCTGCCCCCGGTCAAGACCAGCGGTATTCGCGTCGGCAGCCCGGCGGGCACGACGCGCGGCTTCGGTCCGGCCGAGTTCCGCGAGATCGGCCACATGGTCGCCGACGTGCTGGACGGATTGAAGGCCAGGGGCGAACATGGGGACCCGGAGGTCGAGGCGGACGTTCGTACCCGCGTGCGCGCCCTTTGCGCACGGTTCCCGATCTATCAGGGGTAA
- the rpiB gene encoding ribose 5-phosphate isomerase B codes for MRIAIASDHAAAGLKAVLAGWLRERGHDVIDLGADGRASVDYPDYGYAVAEALAEGRAERGVALCGSGVGISIAANRHPACRCALVSEPLTAALSRQHNDANAIAMGARLIGEEMAKACLDAFLSTPFEGGRHQHRVDKLSKEFA; via the coding sequence ATGCGCATCGCCATCGCTTCCGATCATGCCGCTGCCGGGTTGAAGGCGGTGTTGGCGGGATGGTTGCGGGAGCGGGGGCATGACGTGATCGACCTGGGGGCCGATGGCAGGGCCAGCGTGGATTATCCGGATTATGGCTATGCGGTGGCCGAGGCGCTGGCCGAGGGACGGGCCGAGCGCGGGGTCGCGCTGTGCGGGTCGGGCGTCGGCATTTCGATCGCCGCCAACCGGCACCCCGCCTGCCGCTGCGCGCTCGTGTCCGAGCCGCTGACCGCCGCCCTGTCGCGCCAGCATAACGACGCCAACGCGATCGCCATGGGCGCGCGCCTGATCGGCGAGGAGATGGCCAAGGCCTGCCTCGACGCTTTCCTGTCCACCCCCTTCGAGGGTGGACGCCACCAGCACCGTGTCGACAAGCTGTCGAAGGAGTTCGCATGA
- a CDS encoding Uma2 family endonuclease, protein MNLPVRLAPDTRARFTAAEFLRMGEAGAFEGMKVELVAGELERMNPPLGGHSTRQAMVIGALWQAARGSSLTVLAETSVQVDDSTIVACDAALAHRPLGDREPTRPDVLLLVVEVSETTQARDLSLKRLLYAAAGIPTYWVVDGARAVVHIHAEPIDGDYADIRTVRFGAPLPVPGTDGQVTLG, encoded by the coding sequence GTGAACCTGCCCGTCCGCCTTGCCCCCGACACCCGCGCCCGCTTCACCGCGGCGGAGTTCCTGCGCATGGGCGAAGCCGGCGCCTTCGAGGGCATGAAGGTCGAACTGGTCGCGGGAGAGTTGGAACGGATGAATCCTCCTTTGGGCGGTCACAGCACCCGGCAGGCCATGGTGATCGGCGCCTTGTGGCAGGCGGCACGCGGCAGCAGCCTGACCGTTCTGGCCGAAACCAGCGTGCAGGTCGACGACAGCACGATTGTCGCATGCGATGCCGCCCTGGCGCACCGTCCGCTGGGCGACAGGGAACCCACCCGTCCCGATGTGCTGCTGCTGGTGGTCGAGGTATCCGAAACGACACAGGCCCGCGACCTCAGCCTGAAGCGCCTGCTCTACGCCGCGGCCGGCATCCCCACTTATTGGGTGGTCGATGGTGCCCGCGCGGTTGTCCACATCCATGCCGAGCCGATCGACGGCGATTATGCGGACATCCGCACCGTCCGATTCGGTGCGCCGCTGCCCGTCCCCGGCACCGATGGACAGGTCACGCTCGGCTGA